A stretch of DNA from Gimesia chilikensis:
TCCCAGATCTGGCTATTAATAAACAGCTGAATAAAACGAACGCCACGTTCGGTAAGCCGCCGTGCAATCAGGCAGCGACGCCCGTAAGATTCCGTAACCGGTTGATCAATCCCGTACATTCTCTGTGTCTCAGCCGTTTCCTGGGAAAGATCAAGTGCATCGGAGGCGGCAATCTGCATGCGGGCAGCCAGGGCATAGGTTGAAAGTCGTGCTTCGAGTTGATGCTGGTGCTGGTGTCGGCGCTGGTGAATCTGGTCCAGGCGCGAAATCAGATTGCGTTCCAATTCTGAAACTGCCGGTGGGCGCTCAAATTCCGGTTTCAGATTCAAGACAGGTGAACCGGTTGCACGAAAACGGGTTCCCTGGTGTTGTGCAGGCAGGAAGCCTGCCTGCCAGTTTTCGATACCGTTGACGGGCAGTCCCAGTGGATCATCCAGTACAACATAAGCGGGCAGGTTATGGTTCTCACTTCCCAGTCCATAGGAGACCCAGGCACCCAGGGCAGGGTGACCAGTGAATTCGCTGCCTGACTGAATTTTGTAAAGTGCCGGCTCATGAGTCAGATTGGTCGTATACATCGAACGAATCATCGTGATTTCATCGACCTGTTTCGCCAGGTGAGGCATAACATCAGAGACCCACATTCCCGATTCACCGTGCTGGGCGAATTGGAACGGACTTTTCATTAATGCTCCCGCACGTTCCGGAAATTCGACCTCGCCTGCGATCTGTTTGAAGTGTTCTTTGCCGTGCAGTTTGTCGAGCATCGGTTTGGGGTCAAACAGGTCCATCTGGCTGGGACCGCCATTCATAAACAGATGAATGACAGATTTGGCCCGAGGTCTGTGGTGAGGGCCGGATAATATTGGATGTTTTTTTGTTTCTGAAGCTGTAGACTCAGCATACAGGTCCTGCTGCAGGAGCCAGGTTAACGCAGCGCCCTGGAGTCCCGTTGCGACTTGCTCAAAAAAACTGCGTCTGTTTACATGATTTTCGCTCAGGTGTTCCTGTTTCATGTCTGACATTCGTTCTCTGAAATATTCAGTTTGAGGCTTTCTGATTCAATCGATGTATTGGAATTCAGCCAGATTGAATATCGCGTGACAGTAACTGCTCAATGCTTTTTGAACGCTGTTTGAGGAGCTCTGCTTATTATTCAGTTGTGTATTCCACTTTTCTTCCAGCAACTGAAGCGTTTCCAGGCCGATCCTGGTTTCCTCAGGATCTGGTTCTCGGCCCAGTGCTCTCAGGTAGATTTGCTGGATC
This window harbors:
- a CDS encoding DUF1501 domain-containing protein, whose translation is MSDMKQEHLSENHVNRRSFFEQVATGLQGAALTWLLQQDLYAESTASETKKHPILSGPHHRPRAKSVIHLFMNGGPSQMDLFDPKPMLDKLHGKEHFKQIAGEVEFPERAGALMKSPFQFAQHGESGMWVSDVMPHLAKQVDEITMIRSMYTTNLTHEPALYKIQSGSEFTGHPALGAWVSYGLGSENHNLPAYVVLDDPLGLPVNGIENWQAGFLPAQHQGTRFRATGSPVLNLKPEFERPPAVSELERNLISRLDQIHQRRHQHQHQLEARLSTYALAARMQIAASDALDLSQETAETQRMYGIDQPVTESYGRRCLIARRLTERGVRFIQLFINSQIWDSHNAIASSLKSACRRTDKPVAALLQDLKQRGLLDETLVMWGGEMGRLPIAQLSPDKDARKSGRDHNKNALCTWMAGGGVKRGLILGETDDLGFAAVENRVSVPDWHATMLHLLGLNHEELFIERNGLKERLTGVGNEPRVITEILA